The Ptychodera flava strain L36383 chromosome 14, AS_Pfla_20210202, whole genome shotgun sequence genome segment TTCATCTGCAGAGGAGAGACCGAAAGCTAACGAAAACTTGTACGGCGAGTAGAAAGCGAAGGCGGAAACGTCGCCATCTCTACCAAAGCTTTAATCAGATACCAACCAACTGTTCGTAAAGACAGAGATAAATATGACTACTTTTTGTTTGCTTCGGTTGTGTGTCTTTTTTCGGGGGCGAGGTTAGGCGACACAGCTTCAGTGGGATATACTGTGGGTGCCTGCGAGCCTCCGACATAATTTTTGTCGGAATAGGTCGATTTTGCGATACATATTGGTAACCTGTTGTCAGGGAATATATATCAATCCACTAATTATAGACTACATCTCATTGCATCACCATCGCTTGATTCTTACAGAAGAAACACGTTCAAACTGATATTGTTCATATCTTCTCATCACGTGTAAATTTATCACATAAACataaatgcataaaattgtCTTACCTATAAAATTTTATCGTGATACATTACTTCGAACATGCTGTGGCATGATTTTTGCAGACCTTCGTGATCGAGTAGGTAGATAATGACGGCGCCCGCACACAATGAACAAGCGATCAACGATTGTAGGCCGGCACAATGCCGTGAGAGTTTGAACTTGTGTCAAAAACAGAGAGACCGGTCCATTCCCTGTAGATTGCTATCGTTACATTAGATCACCTTTAATTCGAGATTTCTGTTCACATCCTTCTCTCTCCAACACACACAACAAAGCTCTTGATTCGCAACAGTCTGTCGAAAGATTGACCTTTCTCAATGTTGAAGGCAAACGTGTAAAGTGAGATACATGTAACATTTCTTGAGTATTTTATTAAGTAGACAATAAGTCGTTTGATGATAAATCACTTTGGTTGATCTTCGACCGATAGAAAATCTGACCAACCTTTTTAACTTAACTCTTCAAAATGTCGACCGATGCCGTGCCATTTGGAGCTTTGGACTATGTCATTTTTGGATTGGTGCTGGCTGTACCAGTTGCCATGGGATTGTATCAGGCATTTGCCAAAGGAGGTCAACACACTACATCTCGGTATGAACTACTTACATTCGCAATTCCTCGCTGCCATAATACAGAAAAATATCGCTACACGCGTTCAGACTCATTGTACTATACATTCTCATGTTATCTGTATGGTGTACAGTTGTGCGTCTAATGTATCGCCGCGGATTTTTTATATTCAGCAATGTTGAATCGAAGCTGACTGTTGCAGTAAATCTCAGATTTGGCAGGAACGAGCTTACAAATCGGAGTCATAGTCATTTGACATATACAAGGTGTTTACACCTTGTATGTTATAAAGCAAGAAATAGAGTCCATTGGCTGTAACATTTGAAATCGTCTGCACTAAATGGTTTTAATATTTATGTGATCCGGGGGTTTGTCGTATGCGAGGTTCACGATGGCATTCAGAAAAAGCCACAATCGTTTCGCTTACTCCCAATTTCCAACAAGGCTCGCTCAATCCCATAGTTTGACAGAAAAGATGCATCCATTAAGACAAACAACAGTTTGATACCTTGTTCATTGATTGATTGGCCgactgattgattgactgatcgatcgatcgattgattgattgattgagtgattgattgattgattgactgttCGATTGAAGAAGGAAATACTTGACACAGTGAATTACGTCAACATTTAAGggtcaacaaactttttaagAAAGTCTCAGAGGACCAGCAAAAATCATGCAACAAGAATAGGATAAAGATATTGTAGAGCCGCAATGTAATTCTCCACAACTGAGGTTGCAATATGATATAGTGGTGTTAAGAATGTCGTTGAATTTTAGGCATTTTTGACAATCAAAAAGAAAGGTTTGTAGGTTCCTTTGAGAACGTTTGCGCAAATTTTCAGACTTTCTGTGTCCAGTCATGTATTCACCCTAAGGTTGGCGAAAGTGGAAATATTTGACCAATTTTTAAATAGTGTAGGCCTACATTAGTTATCCCGATACTTTTCAGCGCAAGGTTTATCATTAACAGATCAGGGATTGTGTTTGCTTCggtagaaaaaaaatgtttgtctgTTCGTTTgggtttttgtgtttgttttgttgtgccTTATCTTGGTTTGATTTTGTTTACTTTGGTGGTATCTCGTTCATTTTTGTAGTTGTTGCTTTGAGTAACTCAATTAACAAtctgtgtgcttgatttttttgttcgcttgtttgtttgtttttatgtgaTACATTGTTAGGCAGAATTGTATTCGTAATCTTGGAGCGGCGTTCAAGGACGTTGCCCAACCATTCCCCATAGTGACTGGCATTTACTGTAAAGGCAACGACTGTCGCTTTGAGAGTCTTTTCGACCAATAAGCGGGTCAGATATGCAACTCAAGGACAACACAATGTCGAAGGTTGAAGGTCGACCTCTCATTGAGTTGTGCTTCACAGCTTGATTTACACCTTTATTAACCGGGTACTCATACGAATCCGTCTCtggaacagatattcgaactctccaACTTTTACGGTATAGTTTTGGCCTGCCACTTGAGGGGCTCATTGTAAAGCTCGTGGAGTACTATAGACTTTTCGCGTTCATGTTCTTGTGAAACAATTTTTTCTCATACAATAACACAGAGATAGCTGCCATTTCCATTTCTTTGTCTATTTCCGACCTTTGCATGATCACgcctgatttgtattcttgacttCAGAACGGAATTGTTAAAACTCCtttaaggaaagttttagcaaagttTTAGTCTTTAATGTCGAGGCTCGTACTACTTCTTGAGCCTTCAAGTTGACCATGTCACTTCTGATGCTGGTATGTTTCGATTTCTTCCACTAAACCTGATATGGAACAAATAAAACTCATTACAATAATATATTTTGCCACACATAGGAAGCGTTGAATTCAAACAATATTGTCCTacgtgttgttgtttttttctattctAGCTACCTTGTAGCTGATCGTACCATGCGCGCACTGCCGGTCGCCATGTCATTCTTAGTGTCCTTCATGTCGCCAATCACCTTCCTGGGAAGTCCTGCTGAAGTGTACGCCAACGGTTATATGTATTCCCTGGGTATTCTGTCAGCGTTCTGGGCCTTCCCTTTCTTTTCTGCCGTTCTTGTACCTGTTTACCATGGCTTGAAGCTGAATAGTTCTTATGAGGTAAGTGATATGTTTTCATTGATGACGTAGAGCATGGCAGGTCAAACAAGGAAGTTACCTCAAAAGACTGATTGTACATaagtttattttaaagtttactATTTGAATATTAGCACATTTTTTCAATTATCATCCTTACCAACCAAAAGCAATGACCAAAAAATGACCTATAAGGAATAAGGGGATGATGTCGTTGacatcaatttttctcagatataaaaaagtacaataattattcttcctaggatttttatttgtatgtgtgtttgtttgtttgcttttttgtttcTTCTGTAAGTATCTGAGTCTTCGGTTCAACAATTGGCTACGTCTGTTAGCATCTGCTCTGTTTATCTTGCGTGAAATATTGTACATCTCTTTCTGCCTGCTAGGACCGGCACTGGCTTTCGAAGCAGGTAAGCTTTTGTCATCGAGTCAAGCGTTAGACTTGTCGATTTCAATCTAATATAAAGGTTTCTGTACAGTATGCAAAATGTTTACTACTATTTCTTATACTGAATCGCAATCCATCAACACTATCAAACCTTTTTACATTTGCCTTTCACGGGCATGCATCGTGATTTTAAAGAGTGAAATTTATGGGTAAAAAAGAATCTGCTGgcttttaaagaggcactcccactttgtaacatttttaaaacacattttttaatgccaacggtcgatatttgacttggcgactgcgcgcggatcgcgagatatcgataaaaacatgtcatttcccgagcgtatttttcacatcccgaagttttacgatcgttctaattttgactcgaaatcccccgaaggtttgttgttgtgctgattgacgatattctagggagtctacaataagtttcgaacgacgcaattagcCTAATTTACtttccactgcaaagactttatatacagttattatgcctttacctcaggtaagtttccTAAAACTTCTCCtgagtttttgtcgttttcattattctaaatcggttgcattatatttttaatcataccacataaacatcagtttttacatgtcaaatattagccgcctccgatgactacattttgtcgtctgccacacagtacgccgcgcgcgtggtatgcgcgcgttggaatgcgtctatgcatatcacgcggcggccactatgtatcaacgaaaccgcacgtaactgtgctagtcaccttgccaattctggtggaatcagcaaaaattgcttttcgtttatacgccaagtcagtaagactcagctttctccaaGAGGctatgaccgatcaccgacgccagtggtactgtggcgtacagcagcgtcagcgtagactcgtactccatagcttagttgacaatggcgtcaatgccgaacgttcgatgttcggaagctgaatttaggtgggccacaggaattcaaacttttacctttttgaagacatgtttttatcgatatctcgcgatccgcgcgcagtcgcgtCGTCAAATAaggaccgttggcattaaaaaatgtgctttaaaaatgttaccaagtgtgagtgccactttaagattTATCTCCTGCAATAATCAAATTACACACTAAAGGCTCGCATGTATTCGGGTCCAAAAAACTGACCAATGAAGATCCTTCgagaattaaccctttgagcgccaaagtcagtttttgttgcctttaacaaatatgccaaaatcaatatatttttataagaCGTTTTTAGCCAATGGAATGTAAtgtatatttggtcaaaaactatCAAAtgaatcacagaaaaattcataaaagttttacatgttgcactaaaattttagcgGAAAAATTATAGCACTCAAAGGCTTAATGTCTTTGACTTTCCACAATTATCATACATAATCACCCATGCTTTGCTTCACTCTGCAGGACACTGTACTAAAGCAGTTCCTTCTGtgacttttctttttacagttcAGAAATTCGAAATGTGGAAAACGACTGTTATAATAGGTGTTGTTTGTACTTTCTATACGGCAATAGTAAGTAACATCACTGTACTTCCACACCTAATACATTGTTAACATTCTCGAACACAAACACCGATAGTAGACATATTATATCTCACTtaaaggtagaacacgccttggggacagacattcgggctTTCAAACTTTACCAATTCTGTTCTGATCTATCACTCGTGCGTGGGGGttcattagctcacgtgtgtgaacacgtgggctaatgtcatagcgatgtctgtctatctgtccatgtgtgtgtgtgtgtgtgtgtgtgtgtgtgttagtgagtgtgtctgtctgcctgtctgtatgtctgtttacacgataactcaaaaacgcctgaacggattcaagtcagctTTGGTAGACAAGTAGCATATGCTACTGCAAGAACTGAATAGAGTTTGgctagtgtggcttgcatattaatgaagttatgcaatatcgtttttccgtacaatggtatCCCTAAgaagacggtaatgacagtgtagacatatatcaagaaatactgcacaaaatttcatgaaacttttcacagatgacaatctcagagcattttgatgatactgtgagtgtcatgtcaattatctgctcatttgcatatttaatgaacttttgttattagtgacataactcttaAATTCCTGcgccaaacttgatgatacgtgcaacaaatattgatctgatatatatctaattatacttagaagcattgggcagtgtcaagttaataaatagctcatttgcatattttatgaagttttgtaattagtcatataactccgataaaACTGCACCagatatgatgaaatctactgcaGATACAGATCCGAGTGATATCTAACCGTGGTGTAAAGCATTAGTAGtgttaagttaattaagggttcatttgcatatttaatgaactttgtaattaggtatataactctgaaattacggcacccaagtcagtgaaatcgggtacagatattgatccgataaatatctaattgtactgagaagcattgagcagtgtcaagttaataaatagctcatctacatattttatgaagttttgtaattagtcatataactccaaaataattgcaccaaatgtgatgaaatctgctgcagatactgatccgacagatatctaattgtggtgtaaagcatttagttgtgtggagtaaTTAAGGCttcattagcatatttaattaactttgtgaTTAGTcattttactcaaaattacagcattaaatttgatgaaacttgctacagatgttgatctgataaatatccaattgtactgagcagcattgagcagtgtcaagttaataaatagctcatttgcatatttcatgaagttttgtaattatttgaaagtcattaagcatttttacttcagccaaatacttatttgcatatttaataaactttcataattagatatatatatctgaattgacttgaccaaagttgatgaaacttgcatgtacattgaagatactatgatataacattattgaaaatcattaagcaatttcacttcagccaattccttatttacatatttaatgaacttcacttattagggatatatatctgaattgactcgactgaagttgatgaatcttgcaacatatattgaagatactataaacaacattattgaaagtcattaaacttttttacttcagccaattcctaatttgcatatttaatgaactttcctaattagggatatttatctgtcttgactagaccatcttccccctctactgtctatgactagaccaaagttgacgaattgctttttacattaaagatactatgacataccgattttacttttttttaccttgacctaaaatttgaaGGGGAAATTAGAGCtcttcgtaactgccctcccactagcATACACGGGAaaaatgccctcccactgaagtTTGACGCCAACTGCCCTCCAATATCTAAGGTCTGCCCGctcccactccccacaacaattcaagctccccactgccctcttcTCACTACTGACATTCCCCATTGCCCACTTAATGTCCTCTAGGCAATCAAAGACAGCGCAAAACCTTGAAAGCAGTTAGTACTATACCTTAGAAGATTGCGCCCCTCTAGGTTAGGCGCTTAGCCTACATCTCCCCACAAGTTCTATCAAGCACGACTTCCCCTCCCTCCGTATTTTCGTtacccactgtcaaaaaattttctccccgcccactgaaaaaatgaaatttcttccccgcccacagtaaatactgactttttctccccgcccgctgattagttttgaaatttgcccgctgAAAAATTGCGTACGAACACCTTTTGCACGAACaccttagttggcggcacctgaattTCAGTCAGGCTTTGTTCCTCTGAGTAAAGTAAGGTCACACCATGAAATATCCTGTTCTCGATTGTCCCAACGTATTATCAATAATGAATTAAAGGTATCGCTATATCTTGTTCTCCGCGGTCAGTAACCGTGTCTTGTCGTAAGATCTTGGCCACGTGGTAGGCGCTGATACGAGATGAGCTGTTTTTACATACTTTCGGTACATGAATTGTGATGGCATCAAAACATATCACGCAGGGGCGCTACACAGGCAAGAAACCAGGCAAGAGGCAAGCTATACCATTAGATTTACCAATGCAATGATTATAAGCAAGGCCAGGGCCGACTCGAAAGCTGAGCTATATGCCCGTCTCTTGGAGTACTTCAATgtacattttattattattatttgtttattgagATTTATCCAATGAAAACCTTAGAAGGGTTTGACCATATTTCCTCACGATTAAATCGCAATGTGTTTGAATCAATATTGAGACTGGTGTGAGTGTTAGAGATGAAAACTCTATACAAGTTATATAGAATATAATCCAGTAATACGTTTATGACAGAGCGTGTCTCTTTGTAAAGACAGGGGTAAAGGGTCTACAGAAACCAATTTCTGTGTATAAATCAACACCAGTAGGATAATTGAGCATGTATATAGTCGCTGCTTTCTGGGTTCTTTCTAATTTGACTAGATTTCGTTTATAATATACTGTCCAAACAACACTCCCATACTCCAAGTGGCTATAAATTCGCGAACAATAAAGAGCTCTTAGAGCTCTAATAGTGTTTGTGTCAAATTTATAACCGCAAATACGCTTGATCACATCAAGTAATCTGTCAGACTTCATGCAAATGTGATCGACATGGGTATTCAAGTCTAGGGTAGATCGAAGATAAACACGTACAtcacagtatttcttgacagaTTAAAATCATTTGCTATTCATAACATACTCAATGTACAAAGGTATTCTGGATCTTGTAAACCTGAGAACGTTAAATTTTGTCGTATTGAAAGACATGCTCCATTTGACACTCCAATGGTATACAGCATTTATGTCACTTTGGAGTGCATGACAATCTTGCTGAGATTTAATAGCATGAAAGCACTTTGAATCGACTTTTGGGAAGGAAGGAATGAGTAAGTCCAATTCTTTGTGTCTGTATGTCATGTGCAAAATCCGGAAAATTTAATTATAAGGAAGTTAGCACTACCTTACTGGCTAATtaggtaaaataaaagaaatatgtgCTTCTATAAACCAAATCTACACTGTATAAAACCCTCCGAATCTAattttttcgcattttcaaaaattacaaaattcacgGATGATTTTGTCAAGTTTTGTTACTTTTTTGATGAGTCACATCAAAGTAagtttaaaacaataaaaaggtTCCAAGCCGACCTACCCTCTTTCCTGCGAGTATGCTAACAGAAACACGCaatatttattatgactaacaTGAAGGATACGAAGATTTTTTGCCCGATGTGCGTGTATTCTTGTTATGAGCTTATAGATCTTGAAATGTGTCATCTCTGAAAGTACGCTGAAAGAGTTTTTCTCGTCTCTTTCAGGGTGGTATCAAGGCGGTTATATGGACAGATGTTTTCCAATTTCTGGTCATTTATGGTTCCATGTTAGCCATCGTCGTTATGGGTTGCCTGGAAGTCGGTGGTCTTGGCTCTGTCTGGCAATACAACGTCGAGCATGGACGACTGGCAACAAGGTGTTGTCTTCAGCACCGCATATGTCTCTTGatcaaaatctggaaaaaagcCCATGAACAGTCATGGTCTAGTACTATTATTTACATCACTATTATAGGAAAGTATTTACAACACGGTTATAGGGAAGTTACTTGTATGTATGTTACCAGGAGAATTTGCTCACGGCTTTTATCCATACGAATTTCTCGACAAAGATGGTTGAACGTGACTCGTACTAACCCTTACTGTGATGAGAAAGTGTGTATTCTTTTGTGAATGTAAGCATAGCCATTGTTATACTATATACGTTTTCCCTTGCAGCTTTTCGCTCGACCCGACTACCCGACTAACCGTCCAAAACGTGATAGTTGGAAGTGGAATGAACACTTTAGCTATTTATGTCAGTCAGACTGCGGTTCAGAGAATTATTGCGACCAAAACATTAAGAGAAGCACAGCTGTAAGTGTTTCAGCGGTATGTTCTAATACTGTCTATCGGATGTCATGTTAGAACGTCCAATGATACAAATACTCTCGagtgtatggatggatggatggatggatggatgcatgtAACCTCCacgcatgtatgcatgtatgtatgtatgtatgtatgtatgtatgtatgtatgtatgtatgtatccgtCATGCACATAGACAAAATGTCTCAAGAACATTGCAAAACTCAGCAGCATTCATGGTGACAATGATTTTCGCTCTTGTCTTAGATCTGTACTGCTGAACATACCTTTCGTGTGTTTGATTCTTTCCATGGTATATCTAACAGGATTAGTGCTCTACGCGTTCTACGATGGTAAGTTATTCTAGAAGATAGACGGGGAGAATCAGCGATCATATTTTTTGatatcttttatttatttaaatcagaCTCCCGGCCAATAGACGTGAAGAAAAAGTAAATAGAACTGTAGTAGAAAGTAAAATTGTTCACACGCACAAACAAACTACTAGCtaatataaaatatttcttcaatgCCTGCGTTGATCAGAATCTATATATGTACAATCATAAATATTCTTGACGTATAAATTTGTACATGATATTGCACTTCCTTACTGTCGCTAATTTAGAGATGGTTATGATCCTTGCCAATACACGagggaaaaaattcaaatcacttttttccatgatgaatttgaCGCTTTTCAGCACCATCCGATAAGGGTATTATGGAGTGGTTTCCGAACAAACTTGCCGAACAAGTTTAACGACACATTACTGAGCAGACCGAAAATTGGTAACAAATAgatatgttacattttcaaggtCTAATATCCCCCTTCTTCCTTGCGTCGAAGACCAGACTTTGCCAATAGGTCATTAATCAAACATTACTACCGCTTTACTTCCCTAGTAAGTTTTTCTAGCGTGCAATATTTCAGTTCAAAATGGTtaaatttgaaattgcaattACATATAAGGCTAAGCCagtattcatatttattgaGTTTTCCAAATTTTCAGACCGAGCGAGTCCGTTGATGCCGGCCATAaatgcaactctgccatccggtACGTAAGAGACACGAAAGACTTACTTTTCACGATCGTTTTGTCCTTATTAGGCTTGAGAGAGTCTGCTATGCGTTTTACACAACCGGGTTGAAATAgacaatttaatttaaaacttgcAAGTTGGTGATTGACATAATTCATGTTTCAATTATGACGTTTTTACTCTAATTTAGTGTTGTTTTAAAGGTGCTCTGCATCTCAACTGGAATACTACAAGTATTTGTCTAACCCAATTcggtttcttttttcagtatttccatcGCAAGTGGTTGGTGGCAATGTCAAACCCCGCTATACACCGCCATACAGCTCTTCCGATCAGGTAAAACTCCACACAACTACCAGTCATAAAATCGCCAAAGTTTCATCTGTgtcttttttttccatttttactgcccttgTATCATTTAATCGCCTCAACACATCTGGTACAGCTTGTCTAAAATTGCCCCGCGTAAGAGGGCAGTATGCTCGCAAGTGCTATAAGCCAATCGTGTTATTCATGAGTGTACATTAGGATAGAGACTTCCTGATTGGTGTCCGTAATCTCCAGAAGAGACTCACAGGATTATCATCCGTTTGCGGCAAGGGGAACGGGTTAGCATCATTAAAACAACTCGATTAGAACGATGTTATCTAGCGAGTTGAACAATACCGAACGACACTAATGACAATTGTTGCCTCTGGAGTCTGGCCAATTCTCCCTGATGACATTCACTTTGATCTGTGGAAGAATATGGATATGCTCAATCCCACCACAACTCCTTACTTGACTTCTCAGCAAAATGTCTTAATACCAAGAACTGTCCCCGGCACATTTCACACTGTGTCCTAGTTCGGCTTTTTGGTGTATATTCTACGATAACGAGTAGATTTGCAAGAGAGAATTgaaatgaccaaaatttttaTGGTCATTTTGGATGCCACtgaaatctgtattttgttcAAGATTTCTTCCCATCTATGTCAGTTTTGAGGTTTCGTTAGTTTCACGAAAACTTGTCCTGTGAGGAAACCCTCACATTTATAcacaggtgtacattttggAACTCTGCATTCGTCTTCCTACGTCTTTTGTAGATAATGGTGTATTTCGTCAGTTCCCAATTTGGAGATATTCCTGGAATGCAAGGTCTTTTCATGGCGTGCATAACAGCGGGATCTCTGAGGTAAGTAACACACAAAATCTACAATCCATGAACATTAAAATGAACACAGTTTCACTTAGTCTGGAATAATGTCAGAAATAGATATTCATTATGCACGCTTCGTTGGAATTTAAATAATCTTAAAAGATGTatagatacatatatgcataaACACATAGATAGaaaggtagaaagaaagatagatagatagatagatagatagatagatagatagatagatagatagatagatagatagatagatagatagatagatagatagatagaaagatagattgattgattgattgattgataaatgatagatagatagatagatagatagatagatagatagatagatagatagatagatagatagatcgatagatagatagatagatagatagatagaaaagtacacacaaacacataaaacCTTCAACGCAACCATCCGTTTTTCCATCTATGaatgcacgcatgcatgcagatatacatacatacatacatacatacatacatacatatatacatacatacatacatacatacatacatacatacatacatacatacatacatacatacatacatacatacatacatacatacatacatacatacatacatacatacatacatacacacacacacacacacatacatacatacatacatacatacatacatacatacatacatacatacatacatacatacatacatacatacatacatacatacatacattacaggTAAAGGTACAGCAATGACgcaaatgtaatatttaaaacGAAATACttgtatttcatacaagaattgCCGTCAAATGGGAGACAGAGACTATAACGGTAACACTTGGTCGCAACAATAAC includes the following:
- the LOC139150611 gene encoding sodium-coupled monocarboxylate transporter 1-like, producing the protein MSTDAVPFGALDYVIFGLVLAVPVAMGLYQAFAKGGQHTTSRYLVADRTMRALPVAMSFLVSFMSPITFLGSPAEVYANGYMYSLGILSAFWAFPFFSAVLVPVYHGLKLNSSYEYLSLRFNNWLRLLASALFILREILYISFCLLGPALAFEAVSKTQLSPRGYDRSPTPVVLWRTAASA